In Sinorhizobium fredii, one DNA window encodes the following:
- a CDS encoding LLM class flavin-dependent oxidoreductase has translation MSKTIRFNAFDMNCVGHQSPGLWAHPRDRSFKYKDLDYWQDLARTLEGGVFDGIFIADVIGYYDVYKGNNYHAIHQAAQIPVNDPLQLAAPIALATEHLGIGITASISFEHPYTFARRLSTADHHTKGRVGWNIVTSYLESGARNVGQGGLRKHDDRYAVAHEYLEVIYKLLEGSWEDGAVVRDRETRVFTHPEKVHEIGHRGKYFEVPGYHLSEPSPQRTPVLYQAGASGPGKKFAAEHAECIFVAAQTKTILRNYVADIRARAAAAGRSPESIKIYNLLTVIVEETDEKARAKFREYLDYVSYDGSLVFMSGWTGIDFSRYEPDDLVRKVETNAIHSAVESLSEGDPNKRWTIRELAEWGGVGGMGPVVVGSASTVADELQQWAEETGVDGFNLAYAVTPETFEDIVGHLVPELQKRGVYPREYRSGTLREKLFGRGPRLEAPHPGASYRDIEAVKRSEALRATGS, from the coding sequence ATGAGCAAGACCATTCGCTTCAACGCCTTCGACATGAACTGCGTTGGCCATCAGTCGCCGGGACTGTGGGCGCATCCGCGGGACAGGTCTTTCAAATACAAGGACCTGGACTATTGGCAGGACCTGGCGCGCACGCTTGAGGGCGGCGTCTTCGACGGCATCTTCATCGCCGACGTGATCGGCTATTACGATGTCTACAAAGGGAACAATTATCACGCCATCCATCAGGCGGCGCAGATTCCGGTCAACGACCCGCTGCAATTGGCGGCGCCGATCGCGCTTGCGACCGAGCATCTCGGCATTGGCATCACCGCATCGATTTCCTTCGAGCACCCCTACACCTTCGCGCGGCGCCTCTCGACGGCCGACCACCACACCAAGGGGCGGGTTGGCTGGAACATCGTCACCTCCTATCTCGAAAGCGGCGCGAGGAATGTCGGTCAGGGCGGCCTGCGCAAGCATGACGACCGCTACGCCGTCGCGCATGAATACCTCGAGGTCATCTACAAACTTCTCGAAGGGTCGTGGGAGGATGGGGCCGTGGTGCGCGACCGGGAAACCCGCGTCTTCACCCATCCGGAGAAGGTCCACGAAATCGGCCATCGCGGCAAGTATTTCGAGGTGCCGGGCTATCATCTTTCCGAACCCTCGCCGCAGCGCACTCCGGTCCTCTACCAGGCGGGCGCGTCTGGACCGGGCAAGAAGTTTGCAGCAGAGCATGCCGAATGTATTTTCGTCGCGGCGCAGACGAAGACAATCCTGCGCAACTACGTCGCCGATATACGGGCGAGGGCGGCAGCCGCAGGAAGATCTCCCGAAAGCATCAAGATCTACAATCTGCTGACGGTGATCGTCGAAGAGACCGACGAGAAGGCGCGGGCAAAGTTTCGCGAATATCTCGACTATGTCTCCTATGACGGTTCACTCGTCTTCATGTCCGGCTGGACCGGCATCGATTTCTCGCGCTACGAGCCGGATGACCTGGTGCGGAAGGTCGAGACGAACGCCATTCACTCGGCGGTCGAAAGCCTGTCCGAGGGCGATCCGAACAAGCGCTGGACCATTCGGGAGCTCGCCGAATGGGGCGGCGTCGGCGGCATGGGGCCGGTCGTTGTTGGCTCTGCCTCTACCGTTGCGGACGAGTTGCAACAATGGGCGGAGGAGACCGGCGTCGACGGCTTCAACCTCGCCTATGCGGTGACGCCCGAAACCTTCGAGGATATCGTCGGCCATCTCGTCCCTGAATTGCAGAAGCGCGGGGTCTATCCCCGCGAATACCGTTCCGGCACGCTGCGTGAAAAACTCTTCGGCCGCGGGCCCCGCCTGGAGGCGCCGCATCCCGGCGCAAGCTACCGCGACATCGAAGCCGTCAAACGCAGCGAAGCGCTGCGGGCCACCGGCAGCTAA
- a CDS encoding SfnB family sulfur acquisition oxidoreductase — translation MTISNISTRDAARGVPAVPRPSEPAHVIKSDAEAIEVAKKLAAEFAPGSAARDRDRIWPVRELDAFSQSGLWSINVPKKFGGPEVSYATLAKVIEIISAADSSIGQVAQNHLGVVAAIRTVSDEKQQKLLFAEVLRGTRFGNAFSEFGSKRAVDFETKFIDVGDHVIVNGRKFYSSGALLAHLVPIVALDDQGRAWYAIAERDAPGLTVVDDWSSFGQRTTLSGTVILDNVKVPKTHLVPGYKGYDKPTADGAIFQIIQVAVDTGIAQAAIDETVAFVRTKSRAWVDSGLDNAWDDPYTIQAVGDLTLRLHAAQALLEKAGYAIDHAVANPTAGSVAEAQIVTAEAKILSTEIAIAATNKLFELAGTRSTLAEHNLDRHWRNARTHTLHDPVRWKYAILGKYFLNGENPPLHAWS, via the coding sequence ATGACTATTTCTAACATCAGTACACGCGACGCCGCCCGTGGCGTTCCGGCGGTGCCCCGGCCAAGCGAGCCGGCGCATGTCATCAAGAGCGATGCCGAGGCGATCGAGGTGGCGAAGAAGCTCGCCGCTGAATTTGCCCCCGGTTCAGCCGCCCGCGACCGCGACCGTATCTGGCCTGTCCGGGAACTCGATGCCTTTTCGCAGAGTGGGCTGTGGTCGATCAATGTGCCGAAAAAGTTCGGCGGTCCCGAAGTCTCCTATGCGACCCTCGCCAAGGTGATCGAGATCATTTCCGCCGCCGACTCCTCGATCGGCCAGGTCGCCCAGAACCATCTCGGCGTCGTTGCTGCGATCCGCACCGTCTCCGACGAGAAACAGCAGAAGCTGCTCTTTGCCGAAGTGCTGCGCGGCACCCGCTTCGGCAATGCCTTTTCGGAATTCGGCTCGAAACGGGCAGTCGATTTCGAGACGAAGTTCATTGATGTCGGCGATCATGTCATCGTCAACGGACGGAAGTTCTATTCATCCGGTGCGCTGCTCGCTCACCTGGTGCCGATCGTCGCCCTCGACGACCAGGGCCGTGCCTGGTACGCGATTGCCGAACGCGATGCGCCGGGGCTGACGGTTGTGGACGACTGGTCGTCCTTCGGACAGCGCACGACGCTCTCCGGTACGGTCATACTCGACAATGTCAAGGTGCCGAAGACGCACCTGGTGCCAGGTTACAAAGGTTATGACAAGCCGACGGCGGACGGAGCGATCTTCCAGATCATTCAGGTGGCCGTGGATACCGGCATTGCCCAGGCCGCGATCGACGAGACCGTCGCCTTCGTCCGCACAAAAAGCCGTGCATGGGTCGACAGTGGTCTCGACAACGCCTGGGATGATCCCTACACCATCCAGGCGGTCGGTGACCTGACGCTGCGCCTCCACGCCGCGCAGGCGCTGCTCGAAAAGGCGGGATATGCGATCGACCATGCGGTTGCAAATCCAACGGCCGGATCCGTGGCGGAAGCCCAGATCGTCACGGCGGAGGCCAAGATCCTCTCGACGGAGATCGCGATCGCCGCCACGAATAAGCTTTTCGAATTGGCCGGGACGCGTTCGACGCTCGCCGAACACAATTTGGACCGCCATTGGCGCAATGCGCGCACCCACACGCTGCACGATCCGGTGCGCTGGAAATATGCCATTCTGGGCAAGTATTTCCTGAACGGCGAGAACCCGCCGCTCCACGCCTGGAGCTGA
- a CDS encoding ABC transporter ATP-binding protein — MAEADILLTVEDVKATYNHAIRALDGVSLTLKRGEIVALLGANGAGKTTALKAVSNLLPAERGQIVAGRIRFGELDVAAVSPDALVRAGLVQVLEGRHCFRSLTVEENLVSGGIGRSAKRGEIAADLERIYAWFPRLKEKRHLAAGLTSGGEQQMTAIGRALMSRPRLLVLDEPSMGLAPLVVQDIFRTLRRLNREEGLSILVAEQNSAVALTYADKAVILENGISVLSGHARDLKFRDDIKALYLGQKPSAAVLAAY, encoded by the coding sequence ATGGCTGAAGCGGATATCCTGCTCACGGTCGAAGACGTCAAGGCAACCTACAATCACGCAATCAGGGCGCTGGACGGCGTCAGCTTAACATTGAAGCGCGGCGAAATCGTCGCCCTCCTTGGCGCCAACGGTGCCGGCAAGACGACGGCGCTGAAAGCCGTATCCAACCTGCTGCCGGCGGAGCGCGGCCAGATCGTCGCGGGACGCATCAGGTTCGGAGAACTCGATGTCGCCGCGGTCTCGCCCGACGCACTCGTCAGGGCCGGGCTGGTGCAGGTCCTCGAAGGCCGCCATTGCTTCCGCAGCCTCACAGTGGAGGAGAACCTCGTCTCCGGTGGCATCGGACGCAGCGCAAAACGGGGTGAAATCGCGGCCGACCTCGAGAGGATCTATGCCTGGTTCCCGCGCCTCAAGGAAAAGCGCCACTTGGCAGCGGGCCTTACCTCCGGCGGCGAGCAGCAGATGACGGCGATCGGCCGGGCGCTGATGTCGCGGCCGCGTCTCCTCGTCCTGGACGAGCCTTCCATGGGACTCGCTCCGCTCGTCGTCCAGGACATCTTCCGCACCCTGCGTCGACTCAACCGGGAAGAGGGCCTCTCCATCCTGGTTGCCGAGCAGAACTCTGCCGTGGCGCTCACCTATGCCGACAAGGCCGTCATCCTCGAAAACGGCATCAGCGTGTTGTCCGGTCATGCCCGTGACCTCAAGTTCCGCGACGACATTAAGGCCCTCTATCTAGGGCAAAAGCCGAGCGCCGCCGTTCTCGCCGCCTACTGA
- a CDS encoding ABC transporter substrate-binding protein, whose amino-acid sequence MTILSKFKIAALAAGVALTMALPAAHADEQYFPLQSYRVGPYAAGGTGFFGGFIDYLNLINTRDGGVNGVKLTWSEAETQYEVERGVEAYERLKSNPNVAAWNPLSVGIAYAMIDRITADKVPLITINHGRTDSTDGRVFPYVFPLLLNPYSETSGIVNYIASKEGGVESLKGKKIVVLYHGSPYGKETIPIYELLAEKYGFELQQIEVPHPGNEQQSQWLTIRRTKPDYVVLRGWGVMNPVALKTAAKTGFPVDHIIGNVWSNSEEDVIPAGEAAKGYTAITTQASGTEYPVVKEIVSAIYDKGLGNLEDKNRIGSVYHNLGIVNGILNVEAIRIAQEKFGNRTLTGDEVRWGFEHLQLDPARVEALGAKNLFHSINVTWDNHEGNGYVTFQQWDGKKWNVVSDWIAPDWALLRPIIEKSSEAYAEEKGIKLRTAEDAEAATN is encoded by the coding sequence ATGACCATCCTCAGCAAATTTAAGATTGCGGCGCTGGCCGCGGGCGTCGCGCTTACGATGGCGCTCCCGGCAGCCCATGCCGACGAGCAGTATTTTCCGCTTCAAAGCTACCGCGTCGGTCCCTATGCGGCCGGTGGCACCGGTTTCTTTGGTGGCTTCATCGATTATCTCAACCTGATCAACACCCGCGACGGCGGCGTCAACGGCGTCAAGCTCACCTGGTCGGAAGCCGAGACGCAATACGAGGTCGAGCGCGGTGTCGAAGCCTATGAGCGGCTGAAGAGCAATCCGAACGTCGCCGCATGGAACCCGCTCTCCGTCGGCATCGCCTATGCGATGATCGACCGGATCACCGCGGACAAGGTGCCGCTGATCACCATCAATCACGGCCGCACCGATTCCACCGACGGTCGGGTCTTCCCCTACGTCTTCCCGCTGCTGCTCAATCCCTACAGCGAGACCTCCGGCATCGTAAACTACATCGCCTCTAAGGAAGGTGGCGTCGAAAGCCTCAAGGGCAAGAAGATCGTCGTGCTCTATCACGGCTCGCCTTACGGCAAGGAGACGATCCCGATCTATGAACTCCTCGCGGAGAAATACGGCTTCGAACTGCAGCAGATCGAGGTGCCGCATCCCGGCAACGAGCAGCAGTCGCAATGGCTGACGATCCGCCGCACGAAGCCCGACTACGTCGTGCTGCGCGGCTGGGGCGTGATGAACCCGGTGGCGCTGAAGACTGCCGCCAAGACCGGTTTCCCGGTCGATCATATCATTGGCAATGTCTGGTCGAACTCGGAAGAGGACGTCATCCCGGCCGGCGAGGCCGCCAAGGGCTACACGGCAATCACCACCCAGGCCTCGGGTACCGAGTATCCGGTGGTCAAGGAGATCGTCTCGGCCATCTACGATAAGGGCCTGGGCAACCTCGAGGACAAGAACCGCATCGGTTCGGTCTACCACAATCTCGGCATCGTCAACGGCATCCTGAACGTCGAGGCGATCCGCATCGCCCAGGAGAAGTTCGGTAATCGGACACTGACCGGAGACGAGGTCCGCTGGGGCTTCGAGCATCTGCAGCTCGATCCGGCCCGGGTCGAGGCGCTCGGCGCGAAGAACCTGTTTCACTCGATCAACGTCACCTGGGATAATCACGAAGGCAACGGCTACGTCACCTTCCAGCAATGGGACGGCAAGAAGTGGAACGTCGTTTCCGACTGGATCGCGCCGGACTGGGCGCTGCTGCGTCCGATCATCGAGAAGTCGTCCGAGGCCTATGCCGAGGAAAAGGGCATCAAGTTGCGCACGGCTGAAGATGCGGAGGCCGCGACCAACTGA
- a CDS encoding branched-chain amino acid ABC transporter permease, whose translation MASIANHLPASATLPRWPAPLALLAVAYLVVPFVGTSYLFEAILLPFLALSLAGVGLNLLTGYAGQVSLGSAAFMAVGAFAAYNFNLRVEGLPLVLSIVLAGFSAAAIGIVFGLPSLRLKGFYLAVSTLAAQFFVQWALTKFGWFSNNSASGVIDAPPLVIAGFAFDSAADRYLFALTIVTVLTFLALRLVASQTGRNFIAVRDNETAARIIGVPVLRAKLLAFAISSFIIGVAGVLWAFAYLRTVEPAGFNLDRSFQVLFIIIIGGLASIRGAFFGAALIVVFPLLLSRLGAFFLGDIFDSGVLDMSQRIVLGGLIILFLVLEPDGLVALWERNVRRLGSVLGRR comes from the coding sequence ATGGCCTCCATCGCAAACCACCTCCCCGCGTCTGCGACGCTTCCGCGCTGGCCGGCTCCATTGGCGCTCCTTGCCGTTGCCTACCTCGTCGTGCCATTTGTCGGCACCAGCTACCTCTTCGAGGCCATTTTGCTGCCGTTCCTGGCGCTGAGCCTCGCCGGCGTTGGCTTGAACCTCTTGACCGGCTATGCCGGCCAGGTTTCGCTCGGCAGCGCCGCCTTCATGGCGGTCGGCGCCTTCGCCGCCTACAACTTCAACCTGCGCGTCGAAGGCCTGCCGCTTGTGTTAAGCATCGTGCTTGCCGGCTTTTCGGCCGCTGCGATCGGCATTGTCTTCGGCCTGCCGAGTCTCAGGCTGAAGGGCTTCTATCTCGCTGTTTCGACGCTTGCCGCACAGTTCTTCGTACAGTGGGCTCTGACGAAATTCGGCTGGTTCTCCAACAATTCGGCCTCCGGCGTCATCGACGCTCCGCCGCTGGTGATCGCCGGCTTCGCTTTCGATAGCGCCGCCGACCGCTATCTCTTCGCGCTGACCATCGTGACAGTGCTCACCTTCCTGGCGCTGAGGCTTGTCGCCTCGCAGACCGGGCGCAACTTCATTGCGGTGCGTGACAACGAGACGGCCGCCCGCATCATCGGCGTGCCGGTGTTGCGGGCGAAGTTGCTCGCCTTCGCGATTTCGTCCTTCATCATCGGCGTTGCCGGCGTGCTCTGGGCCTTCGCCTATCTTAGAACGGTCGAACCGGCAGGCTTCAATCTCGACCGCTCCTTCCAGGTGCTGTTCATCATCATCATCGGCGGCCTCGCCTCGATCCGCGGCGCCTTTTTTGGAGCCGCGCTGATCGTCGTCTTTCCGCTCCTTCTGTCGCGGCTTGGTGCCTTCTTTCTCGGCGACATCTTCGATTCCGGCGTGCTCGACATGAGCCAGCGCATCGTGCTCGGCGGCCTGATCATCCTCTTCCTCGTTCTTGAACCGGACGGACTCGTCGCCCTCTGGGAAAGGAACGTGAGACGCCTCGGTTCCGTTCTCGGACGGCGCTGA
- a CDS encoding branched-chain amino acid ABC transporter permease, whose translation MSDLDWLFFTEVLVGGLLSGVMYSLVAIGFVLIYKTSGVLNFAQGAMLLFAALTFVSLVERGVPFPLALAITFALMVVIGIVIERTVLRPLTNRPPITLFMATLGLSYVIEGAAQLVWGTQVHALELGIEDLPFDIGGVFISQFDIFAAAVAAGMVALLSVFFRYTRVGLAFRAVADDQFAALAVGLRLPWIWATVWATAGLVALVAGLLWGARLGVQFSLSLVVLKALPVLVLGGFDSILGAIVGGLLIGATEKLAEVYLGDYLGGGIESWFAYVAALAFLLIRPSGLFGQKLVERL comes from the coding sequence ATGTCGGACCTCGATTGGCTTTTCTTCACCGAGGTGCTCGTCGGCGGGCTGCTCTCGGGCGTGATGTACTCGCTGGTCGCGATCGGCTTCGTGCTGATTTACAAGACCTCCGGCGTGCTGAATTTCGCGCAAGGAGCGATGCTGCTCTTCGCGGCACTGACCTTCGTCAGTCTCGTCGAGCGCGGCGTGCCTTTCCCGCTGGCGCTTGCCATCACCTTTGCGCTGATGGTCGTCATCGGCATCGTTATTGAGCGCACCGTACTTCGCCCGCTCACCAACAGGCCGCCGATCACGCTCTTCATGGCGACGCTCGGTCTTTCCTACGTCATCGAGGGTGCCGCCCAGCTTGTCTGGGGAACGCAGGTGCATGCGCTCGAGCTCGGCATCGAGGACCTCCCCTTCGATATCGGCGGCGTCTTCATCAGCCAGTTCGACATCTTCGCCGCGGCAGTTGCGGCCGGCATGGTAGCGCTGTTGTCGGTCTTCTTCCGTTATACCCGTGTCGGCCTCGCCTTCCGAGCGGTCGCGGACGACCAGTTCGCAGCGCTCGCCGTCGGTCTGCGGCTGCCGTGGATCTGGGCGACCGTCTGGGCGACCGCCGGCCTGGTGGCGCTGGTGGCAGGCCTCCTTTGGGGCGCACGGCTCGGCGTGCAATTCTCGCTGTCGCTTGTCGTTCTCAAGGCTCTTCCGGTCCTCGTCCTCGGTGGCTTCGACTCGATCCTGGGTGCCATCGTCGGCGGCCTGCTGATCGGCGCGACCGAGAAGCTCGCCGAGGTCTATCTCGGCGACTATCTCGGCGGCGGTATCGAAAGCTGGTTTGCCTATGTCGCTGCACTCGCCTTCCTGCTCATTCGTCCCTCCGGCCTGTTTGGCCAGAAGCTCGTGGAAAGGCTCTGA
- a CDS encoding ABC transporter ATP-binding protein: MHAMTFALGGLGTSAFPPEVQEHLLDLAARPTPQAHAAISGDVLLGLEGVSLSFGGVTALDNVDLAVRRGEIRAIIGPNGAGKSSLINVISGVYRPDRGHVLIGGHRYRAVPTDRLARLGVARTFQNLALFKGLSVLDNVVAGRAHTVRSTFLGQIARVGAARREEADARDRARRILAFLDLEHVAGRLAGTLPYGLQKRVELARALVAEPEILLLDEPMAGMTGTEKDEMAGFVRATREAYGTTVILIEHDIGVVMELSDRIAVLDYGRKIADGTPEEVRDDQSVIDAYLGVAPENEDGAGI; this comes from the coding sequence ATGCACGCGATGACATTTGCCCTTGGGGGGCTGGGCACGTCCGCCTTCCCGCCAGAGGTCCAGGAGCACCTCCTCGACCTTGCCGCCAGGCCGACGCCTCAGGCGCATGCGGCGATTTCCGGCGACGTGCTGCTTGGCCTTGAAGGCGTGAGCCTTTCTTTCGGCGGTGTCACGGCTCTGGACAATGTCGATCTCGCCGTGCGGCGCGGCGAAATCCGCGCCATCATCGGTCCGAATGGCGCCGGCAAGAGCTCGCTTATCAATGTCATCAGCGGCGTCTACCGGCCGGATCGCGGCCATGTGCTGATCGGCGGCCACCGCTATCGTGCGGTGCCGACCGACAGGCTGGCGCGCCTCGGGGTCGCACGAACGTTCCAAAACCTTGCCCTCTTCAAGGGCTTGAGCGTCCTCGACAACGTGGTGGCTGGTCGAGCGCACACGGTCCGCTCGACGTTCCTGGGCCAGATCGCCCGTGTCGGCGCCGCCCGCCGCGAGGAGGCGGACGCGCGCGACCGGGCCCGGCGCATCCTTGCCTTCCTTGATCTCGAACACGTCGCCGGCCGGCTTGCCGGCACCTTGCCCTACGGGCTGCAGAAGCGGGTTGAACTCGCCCGTGCGCTGGTGGCGGAGCCGGAGATCCTGCTTCTCGACGAGCCGATGGCCGGCATGACCGGCACCGAGAAGGACGAGATGGCCGGCTTCGTGCGGGCGACCCGCGAAGCCTACGGCACCACCGTGATCCTGATCGAGCATGATATCGGCGTCGTCATGGAACTGTCGGACCGTATCGCCGTGCTCGACTATGGCCGCAAGATCGCCGACGGCACGCCGGAAGAGGTGCGGGACGACCAGAGCGTTATCGACGCCTATCTTGGCGTCGCACCGGAAAACGAAGATGGGGCGGGGATCTGA
- the sfnG gene encoding dimethylsulfone monooxygenase SfnG codes for MSHANREPVKFAYWVPNVSGGLVISNIEQRTSWSIDYNRKLAQIAEENGFEYALSQIRFTAGYGAEFQHESVSFSHALLEATKTLKVIAAILPGPWNPALAAKQIATINHLTNGRVAVNVVSGWFRGEFAAIGEHWLDHDERYRRSEEFIRALRGIWTEDNFTFRGDFYRFNNYSLKPKPINPQPEIFQGGSSRAARDMAARVSDWYFTNGNTPDQIAKQVNDIRQKAKESDHSVRVGVNAFAIVRETEEEAKAVLAEIIEKANPEAVNAFGHEVKNAGKASPEGEGNWAKSSFEDLVQYNDGFRSNLIGTPRQVAERILDLKRAGADLILLGFLHFQEEVEYFGKHVIPLVRELEAAEALQPVAAE; via the coding sequence ATGTCGCATGCAAATAGAGAGCCGGTGAAATTCGCCTATTGGGTACCGAACGTTTCGGGCGGGCTGGTCATTTCCAATATCGAACAGCGGACAAGTTGGTCGATCGACTACAACCGAAAACTGGCGCAGATCGCCGAAGAGAACGGTTTCGAATACGCCTTGAGCCAGATCCGCTTCACCGCCGGCTACGGTGCCGAATTCCAGCATGAATCGGTTTCCTTCAGCCATGCGCTGCTGGAAGCAACCAAGACGCTGAAGGTCATCGCGGCGATCCTGCCGGGGCCGTGGAACCCCGCGCTGGCCGCCAAGCAGATCGCCACGATCAACCACCTCACCAACGGCCGCGTCGCCGTCAACGTCGTCAGCGGCTGGTTCCGCGGCGAGTTCGCCGCAATCGGCGAGCATTGGCTGGACCACGACGAGCGCTATCGCCGTTCGGAAGAGTTCATCCGGGCGCTGCGCGGCATCTGGACCGAGGACAATTTCACCTTCCGCGGCGATTTCTACCGCTTCAACAATTACTCGCTGAAGCCGAAGCCTATCAATCCGCAGCCGGAGATCTTTCAGGGCGGCTCGTCGCGCGCCGCGCGCGACATGGCGGCACGCGTTTCTGACTGGTACTTCACCAATGGCAACACACCGGACCAGATCGCCAAGCAGGTGAATGATATCCGCCAGAAGGCCAAGGAAAGCGACCACTCGGTTCGGGTCGGCGTCAACGCCTTCGCAATCGTCCGCGAGACTGAGGAAGAGGCGAAGGCCGTGCTTGCGGAGATCATCGAAAAGGCGAATCCGGAGGCAGTCAACGCCTTTGGCCATGAAGTCAAGAATGCCGGCAAGGCTTCGCCGGAAGGCGAGGGCAACTGGGCGAAATCCTCCTTCGAGGATCTGGTCCAGTACAATGACGGCTTCCGCTCCAACCTGATTGGCACGCCTCGGCAGGTGGCCGAGCGGATCCTCGATCTGAAGCGCGCCGGTGCCGACCTCATCCTGCTCGGCTTCCTGCATTTCCAGGAAGAGGTCGAATATTTCGGCAAGCACGTCATTCCGCTGGTGCGCGAACTGGAAGCGGCGGAAGCGCTGCAGCCGGTCGCTGCGGAGTAA
- a CDS encoding ABC transporter substrate-binding protein yields the protein MSNPIFSQTYRRRSVLKSLAAAGALPFIAPLASSTALASSNKFAGRTINLLIIQPHVVTGKKIAEDFEKLTGAKVNVTAVPYDQVSVKATLDVQSGANEFDVIDYFYTYKGQLADDGVIEDVTDLIERDKAEIQPEDFIQTIYDQYTLHDGRRYGLPYDGDSHLLFYNRELFDRYGLKAPTTWDEYNENAKVITEAESKNGIYGAAVLGAKIPVIILSTYANRLTGFGGNFLKADGSSALDSAEALEALKSLLASAPHALPTPLETRFEEGLPAFLNGKAAQIDFWTDLGGYAQDPKGSKIVDKWGVTRIPIGGGNKTPRLAFNAGFGFAVTTGSQNKDVAWELIKLVTSKGYHEQLLALTGSGIDPDRQSGLRSEKFKAFQPLVQPLLDGGALENSLAWPTAVYAPKLENALTDELALALAGTKSAEQAISDAHRAWTEIIELNG from the coding sequence ATGTCCAATCCCATTTTCAGTCAGACCTATCGCCGCCGCAGCGTACTGAAATCGCTCGCAGCCGCCGGCGCGCTGCCCTTCATCGCGCCGCTCGCCTCGTCGACGGCACTCGCCTCAAGCAACAAGTTTGCGGGCCGCACCATTAACCTCCTGATCATCCAGCCGCACGTCGTAACCGGCAAGAAGATCGCCGAGGATTTCGAGAAGCTGACCGGAGCCAAGGTCAATGTCACCGCGGTGCCCTATGACCAGGTCAGCGTCAAGGCGACGCTCGACGTGCAATCGGGCGCCAACGAGTTCGATGTCATCGACTACTTCTATACCTACAAGGGTCAGCTCGCCGATGACGGCGTCATCGAGGACGTGACGGATCTCATCGAGCGCGACAAGGCCGAAATCCAGCCGGAAGATTTCATCCAGACCATCTACGACCAGTACACCTTGCACGACGGCCGCCGCTATGGCCTGCCCTATGACGGCGACAGCCATCTTCTCTTCTACAACCGAGAGCTTTTCGACCGCTATGGACTGAAGGCGCCGACGACCTGGGACGAATACAACGAGAACGCCAAGGTCATCACCGAGGCCGAGTCGAAGAACGGTATCTATGGTGCCGCCGTGCTTGGAGCGAAGATCCCGGTCATCATCCTGTCCACCTACGCCAACCGACTGACGGGCTTCGGCGGCAATTTCCTCAAAGCCGACGGCTCGTCCGCACTCGATAGCGCAGAGGCCCTGGAGGCGCTGAAGTCGCTGCTCGCCTCCGCGCCGCACGCGCTCCCGACGCCGCTCGAGACCCGTTTCGAGGAAGGCTTGCCCGCGTTCCTGAACGGCAAGGCGGCGCAGATCGACTTCTGGACCGACCTCGGCGGCTATGCTCAGGATCCCAAGGGGTCGAAGATCGTCGACAAATGGGGTGTGACCCGCATCCCGATCGGCGGCGGCAACAAGACGCCGCGCCTGGCCTTCAACGCCGGCTTCGGCTTTGCAGTCACCACCGGATCGCAGAACAAGGATGTGGCCTGGGAACTGATCAAGCTGGTCACCAGCAAGGGCTATCACGAACAGCTATTGGCGCTCACCGGTTCGGGCATCGATCCCGACCGCCAGTCGGGTCTGAGATCCGAGAAGTTCAAGGCCTTCCAACCGCTCGTGCAGCCGCTGCTCGACGGCGGCGCCTTGGAAAACAGCCTGGCCTGGCCGACGGCCGTCTATGCGCCGAAGCTCGAAAACGCGCTCACCGACGAACTGGCGCTGGCGCTCGCCGGCACCAAGAGCGCCGAACAGGCGATCTCCGATGCCCATCGGGCCTGGACCGAGATCATCGAGTTGAACGGCTGA